AAATATTTTCAACATATTTAAACAAAACGTCTGTTTCTAAATGTACTTTATCTCCTAATTTTTTGGATGATAAAATCGTTGAACGCCTCGTTTCTGGAATAAGATGAATGTCAAAACTGTTATCATGCTTATCAAATACCGTTAGACTAACACCATCCACAGTAATAGACCCTTGCTTAACTAACTGATTATTAATATGTTGGCTACATTGAATCGTAATAATTTTTGCATTGGCTGTTTCATTTATTTTTGAAACTGTTCCTAGTTCATCTACATGACCGAGGACAAAATGTCCACCAAACCTACCGTTACCACTCATGGCACGCTCTAAATTTACTTCTGATTGTCGCTTAACATCTGCTAAATAGGTTTTATTTTCAGTGCCTTTAATTACTTGAACAGTAAAAGATGTCTGATTAAAATCAATCACTGTTAAACATGCACCATTAACACTGATGGAATCACCAATATGCATATCTGCCGTAATCTTATGTGCTTCAATTTCAATCGTCCTGACTGATTGACGAATTTGAACACTTTTAACGACACCTATTTCTTCAACGATGCCAGTAAACATGCATCATCACTTCTTTCGTAAAGTTAATTTAACATTTTGATTTAATAACTCGGAATGAACAATTTCAAATTGGTTCGCATCTGGTATCTCAATCACATCATTTGTTTGATAAAATTGATAATTTCCAGATCCGCCAATTAATTTCGGGGCATAATAGAGAATAAATTCATCTATATAATTAGATTGGAGAAATTCTGAAGTAGTGGTTGGACCTGCCTCGACTAGCAAAGTTCCAACTCCTCTTTTATATAAATTGTGAAGAATTGTTGTTAAATCGCAAGACTTCAAGTAAATAATTTCAATATGTGTTTGATTGGTTGTTAAATTTGGATTTTCAGTATATATCCAAATTGGTGTTGATTCATCTTGATAAATTTGCTGATTAAAATGAATATTCCCAGACTTAGACAATATTACTTTTATAGGGTTTTTTCCATCTTGAATACGTGTAGTATATTGTGGATCATCTAATTCAACTGTACGTCTTCCAGTTAACACTGCGTCGTGTCGATGTCTTAACTTATAGACATCTTGTTTAACCTCTTTGTTAGTAATCCATTGACTTTGTCCATTATCATTCGCTTGTTTACCATCTAAACTTGCAGATACTTTCACTGTAATTTGTGGCAGTTGCTTTGCTTTTGCTTTAAAAAAGTCTTGGTATAATTGTGATGCCCGTTCATCATCAACGCATTCAACCTCAATACCGTGAGCCCGTAACGTCTCATCACCATGTGTGTCTAACGAATTGTCTTTTGTTGCGTATACTACTTTTGCTATCTTACAATCAATTATTTTGTTAACACAGGGTGGTGTTGAACCAAAATGACTACATGGCTCTAACGTAATATAAATCGTCGCACCTTCAGCATTTTGTTGTGCCATATCAAGTGCTTGAACCTCCGCATGCTTGTCACCTTTTCTCAAGTGTGCACCAATACCAACAATCCTACCTTCTTTAACTACAACAGCGCCAACGGGTGGATTAACACCTGTTTGACCTTGTACCATATTTGCAAGTTGAATCGCATAATCCATAAATTGACTCAAATGATCACCTCTATAAACAAAAATCCTCACATCATGAATTAAGATGCAAGGAGAAAAATTTATCGTTAAATAAGCCTATTTGTACACATTTTTACAAATACGCTACATTATCTTTGTCGATAATTAACATTCTTTCTCCCATCCAGACTTTAACTGTCGGCTCTAGAATCTCACTAGATCAGCCACTAATATGAAACATATTAGCAGGTCGCAGGCTTTATTTACTGCCGGTTGGGAATTTCACCCTGCCCCGAAAGAATTATATATGAAATTGTTATAGATTATTTGAGTACGTAGTATGTCAACTACATTTAAAATGATACTATATGTTTTCTGAAAAAACAATTAATGACGGTTTTAATTTAATATAATCTGAGTACTATAGGCATCTCATTGATATGATTCTTACTAACAGACATTAAAATCAAACCTTCAATTCGTCTCTATAGAGCGTTCTCTTTATTATCTTCTAGTTACAAATTATTGATTGTCACTGCGCTGTTGTTGCTCATTCGATTCTAAAGCATCATATAATTGAGATACTGTATGCGCAACTTGTTCTACAATCATTTTCACACCGTTTCGTAGTTTATTAACACCGTTTGTCATTTGACCTATCGCAATCATATTTGTTAATGTTCCAAACCTTGGACTAATAACTTGATTGGTTTCCGGAATGATTTGTATGCCTCCCATTGGGTGTGCTTGTACAATTTGTCTATTTTCAAGATTTCTAATTAATTGATCATCTTGATCCAATTCATTTAAATGACTTTTTGCACCTGTCGCGTTAATGACAACATTATATATGTCTACTGATTCTTGGTTTTTGTATGAAAAATAATACAACTTGCCATCATGTTTCACATCTTCTAAATCTTTTTTCAAAATTAAAGACTTATTTTCTATTAATTCAATAATTAGTTCAGCAGTTCTTGGAGGCATTGGATTTGAATTTAATTGAATCATCTTTGAGTATTTTTGATTAAATTGATGTTGGTCTTCAATACTTAAGCTATTCCATATCCAATTTAAATTCTCTTTCAAATGTTCAATCATACTTTGGAAAATGCCCATTTCTGTTGGACGCGCTAAATCATACTTCAAATCTGCAATATGATTTCCTGTACGTCTATGTACTAATTTTTTAAAATCAATGTCATATTCAGCACATTCTTTTAAAAATAAAGAAACTAAAGTATCAAGCGGTGCATTGCCGAAATGATGTTTTTTAATGTCATTTAATTTGTCTTTAGTTAAGTACTTGAATGTCACGTCTATCATTGTACCTCTTACACTTGGTAAATGAGCAGAACGACTCGTCATAGTAATTGGTAATTTTGGATGATGAGCAGCAACATAACGGACAACATCTAAACTGGCAAGGCCTGTACCAATAATCGCAATATCGTCCAGTTCATTTACTTCGTCTAACGTATTATATGTTGGATAAGGCGTAGCGATATATCCTTTTTTACCCTTTAAGTTATATGGATCATGGTAGGCAAATGTACCACATGTTAAAAATACATAATCGTACGCTTGCCATGATTGTCCTGAATTTGTAGTACATATGTAATAAGTTAAATTCGTTTCATCGATATTAGAATTTGTATAAATCTCTTGAACTTTATTATAATTAGTTGATATATTTGGATATTTTTTCGTGAACATAGATAAATAAGATTTCATATAATGTCCGAATACAAATCTCGGTAAATATGCAGGTTCATCAAAATTAAAATCAGTTTGTTGTTTATACCACTTCCAAAATTCAGTCTCATCATCTAAATTTAAACTCATCTTTTTCGAAGGCATATTAATTAGCAGCTCAGAACTATCATTTTGAAATGGTACGCCCTGTCCCATATTTACTTTATCATCGTATAAATCTATATCTAATTGATTAAACTTCGGGTGCTTAACTAACTCTCTCAATACACTTACACCAGCAGTTCCCATGCCTATTATTGCTACACGCATATATCATCCATCCTTTTGTAATTCAAAATATTATATTTAAACTATTACCTATAATTATAGCAATTTGGTATTTCCAATAAAATTTATTAAGGTAAGCTATTATTTCACTTTCACAACCATTAAACCATTTAAAACTTTTCATTTAATATCAACCTTAGTGTTTGTGTTAAAATATTTTTAACGAGGTGAATTAAATTGAAATTTATAGCAAAGATATTAATCTCATTAGTAATTCTATTTATGATTTTTAGTCGTAAAAACAAAGCTTCTTAATCAATACCCTTGATTACAAAATAAATTCAACTAAGGTGATTGGCCATACACTCAAGATATGGCTAATCACCTTTTTCAATGCAGAACAAAGAGTATATTTTGCAAAATCAATATCTATAATTTATCTTTAATACCCTTTTAATACTAAAACCAAATTTAAATTACATAGTCATATCGTGTAATATACCAAAGGAACATAGACATTCATCTATATAGATGATAATCTATTTAACGTCTAGGAGGTATGTTATGACGTATAAAGAACTAGCAACATTTTTAAAAGTTTTATCAGATTCAAGCAGATTAGAAATACTAGATTTACTTTCTTGTGGAGAGTTATGCGCTTGTGATTTGTTAGCACATTTTCAATTCTCTCAACCTACACTTAGCTATCATATGAAAGCATTAGTAAAAACCAACTTAGTTACGACACGAAAAATCGGAAATAAACATTTATACCAGCTCAATCATAATATTTTTGAGTCCGTAATTAATAACTTGTCTAAGGTTCATACCTCT
The genomic region above belongs to Staphylococcus aureus and contains:
- a CDS encoding helix-turn-helix transcriptional regulator, which codes for MTYKELATFLKVLSDSSRLEILDLLSCGELCACDLLAHFQFSQPTLSYHMKALVKTNLVTTRKIGNKHLYQLNHNIFESVINNLSKVHTSNQRCICHNLKTGEC
- the ribD gene encoding bifunctional diaminohydroxyphosphoribosylaminopyrimidine deaminase/5-amino-6-(5-phosphoribosylamino)uracil reductase RibD codes for the protein MSQFMDYAIQLANMVQGQTGVNPPVGAVVVKEGRIVGIGAHLRKGDKHAEVQALDMAQQNAEGATIYITLEPCSHFGSTPPCVNKIIDCKIAKVVYATKDNSLDTHGDETLRAHGIEVECVDDERASQLYQDFFKAKAKQLPQITVKVSASLDGKQANDNGQSQWITNKEVKQDVYKLRHRHDAVLTGRRTVELDDPQYTTRIQDGKNPIKVILSKSGNIHFNQQIYQDESTPIWIYTENPNLTTNQTHIEIIYLKSCDLTTILHNLYKRGVGTLLVEAGPTTTSEFLQSNYIDEFILYYAPKLIGGSGNYQFYQTNDVIEIPDANQFEIVHSELLNQNVKLTLRKK
- a CDS encoding riboflavin synthase, with product MFTGIVEEIGVVKSVQIRQSVRTIEIEAHKITADMHIGDSISVNGACLTVIDFNQTSFTVQVIKGTENKTYLADVKRQSEVNLERAMSGNGRFGGHFVLGHVDELGTVSKINETANAKIITIQCSQHINNQLVKQGSITVDGVSLTVFDKHDNSFDIHLIPETRRSTILSSKKLGDKVHLETDVLFKYVENILNKDKDQLSVDKLRAFGF
- a CDS encoding FAD/NAD(P)-binding protein, whose translation is MRVAIIGMGTAGVSVLRELVKHPKFNQLDIDLYDDKVNMGQGVPFQNDSSELLINMPSKKMSLNLDDETEFWKWYKQQTDFNFDEPAYLPRFVFGHYMKSYLSMFTKKYPNISTNYNKVQEIYTNSNIDETNLTYYICTTNSGQSWQAYDYVFLTCGTFAYHDPYNLKGKKGYIATPYPTYNTLDEVNELDDIAIIGTGLASLDVVRYVAAHHPKLPITMTSRSAHLPSVRGTMIDVTFKYLTKDKLNDIKKHHFGNAPLDTLVSLFLKECAEYDIDFKKLVHRRTGNHIADLKYDLARPTEMGIFQSMIEHLKENLNWIWNSLSIEDQHQFNQKYSKMIQLNSNPMPPRTAELIIELIENKSLILKKDLEDVKHDGKLYYFSYKNQESVDIYNVVINATGAKSHLNELDQDDQLIRNLENRQIVQAHPMGGIQIIPETNQVISPRFGTLTNMIAIGQMTNGVNKLRNGVKMIVEQVAHTVSQLYDALESNEQQQRSDNQ